From a region of the uncultured Desulfatiglans sp. genome:
- a CDS encoding hypothetical protein (Evidence 5 : Unknown function), which translates to MQLPSFYTERVFLTNLGIHLQGCLRCDLQAALRASFGGCAYSAAEASGEFSRPG; encoded by the coding sequence TTGCAGCTGCCGAGTTTCTATACGGAAAGGGTCTTTTTAACCAATCTCGGCATCCATCTGCAGGGTTGCTTGCGCTGCGACCTGCAGGCCGCACTGCGAGCCTCCTTCGGAGGTTGCGCCTATTCAGCCGCCGAGGCGTCGGGGGAATTCTCCCGGCCGGGCTGA
- a CDS encoding Asparagine synthetase, with protein MCTICGHYVENGSIPSVDIYDMLKKMAHRGPDTHGVFMDGAVERAGEIDALKETLRAPSRIALGHSTLKIVGRGRLGQPYCSCDGKLTMIHNGEIYNYRKLRTLLVRPHDIKTTSDSEVVVHLLEETYQGDLLDAVKKVMPLLDGMYAIAVTDGKTVVVARDPIGKKPVYYTRNEGTTYFSSEKKAIWNGRTAPTRLNPGGILCLEGAGPQLHEGYHLQAPPIDIVDFREAVEAYKDVLVKALKKRLTGLTQSRLGVIFSGGIDSVLIAKLLQREGKSIICYCTGTSESGDMIAARSVAEDLGLELKTTVIDEGTVRKILPEVIRNVEESGLLQVEVAIPMYMAARLAAQDDIRVMFTGQAADELFAGYPWYNDVLEEDGYLRLHEKLLEDLGMLYTDTLEREDKLTMAHAIELRAPYLDRDVIQTAMRISPRLKLDGPGDALRKRVHRQAAVELGVPPYLAFRGKDPAQSGSGIHGIIERIASGSGQSIDAALVDENVRRDKGSLYRYGESLYGRDLTRSYLQEIEQTIQDSYTCSFLSAAAGSAG; from the coding sequence ATGTGTACCATTTGTGGACATTATGTGGAAAACGGAAGCATTCCATCGGTCGACATATACGATATGCTCAAGAAAATGGCCCACCGCGGGCCCGATACGCACGGCGTCTTCATGGACGGGGCCGTCGAGCGGGCCGGGGAGATCGACGCTTTGAAGGAGACTCTCCGCGCTCCAAGCCGGATCGCCCTGGGGCACTCGACCCTGAAGATCGTCGGACGGGGGAGGCTGGGACAGCCCTACTGCTCGTGCGACGGAAAGCTGACCATGATCCACAACGGGGAGATCTACAACTACCGGAAGCTTCGCACCCTTCTGGTTCGACCCCACGACATCAAGACCACCAGCGACAGCGAGGTGGTGGTGCATCTGCTCGAGGAGACCTACCAGGGGGATCTGCTCGATGCGGTGAAGAAGGTGATGCCGCTGCTCGACGGGATGTACGCGATCGCGGTGACGGACGGGAAAACGGTTGTGGTGGCGCGTGACCCCATCGGGAAAAAGCCGGTCTATTACACCCGCAACGAGGGTACGACCTACTTTTCTTCGGAGAAGAAGGCGATCTGGAACGGCAGGACCGCTCCCACGCGTCTCAATCCGGGGGGAATTCTCTGCCTCGAGGGGGCGGGTCCTCAACTGCACGAGGGATACCACCTGCAAGCCCCCCCGATCGATATCGTCGATTTTCGCGAGGCGGTAGAGGCTTATAAGGACGTTTTGGTCAAGGCGTTGAAGAAACGGCTGACAGGCCTCACCCAATCCCGGCTGGGCGTCATCTTTTCCGGGGGGATCGATTCGGTTCTGATCGCGAAGCTGCTCCAGCGCGAGGGGAAATCCATCATCTGTTACTGCACCGGTACATCGGAATCCGGGGATATGATCGCCGCCAGGTCTGTTGCGGAGGATCTGGGGCTGGAGTTGAAGACCACGGTGATCGACGAGGGGACCGTCAGAAAGATCCTGCCGGAGGTCATTCGGAACGTGGAGGAGAGCGGACTGCTCCAGGTGGAGGTCGCCATCCCCATGTATATGGCCGCCAGGCTCGCTGCACAGGACGATATCCGTGTCATGTTCACCGGTCAGGCCGCTGACGAGCTCTTTGCCGGATACCCCTGGTACAACGATGTGCTCGAGGAGGACGGGTATCTGAGGCTCCACGAGAAGCTCCTCGAGGACCTCGGCATGCTCTACACGGATACCCTCGAGCGCGAAGACAAACTGACGATGGCCCATGCGATCGAACTCCGGGCGCCGTATCTGGACCGGGATGTCATCCAGACCGCCATGCGCATCTCGCCACGCCTCAAGCTGGATGGACCGGGCGACGCCCTTCGCAAGCGGGTGCACCGCCAGGCCGCCGTCGAGTTAGGGGTGCCGCCCTATCTCGCTTTCCGGGGGAAAGACCCGGCGCAATCCGGCTCCGGGATCCACGGGATCATCGAACGGATCGCCTCGGGCTCCGGGCAGTCCATCGACGCCGCGCTGGTCGACGAGAACGTGCGCAGGGACAAGGGGAGCCTTTACCGTTACGGCGAGAGCCTCTACGGACGGGATCTCACCCGGTCGTACCTTCAGGAGATCGAGCAGACCATCCAGGATTCCTACACGTGCAGTTTCCTGTCAGCCGCTGCGGGAAGCGCCGGGTAA
- a CDS encoding putative Nitrilase/cyanide hydratase and apolipoprotein N-acyltransferase (Evidence 3 : Putative function from multiple computational evidences), which translates to MQFPVSRCGKRRVMRVCIAQINYSSENIGRHYERITGIIEAHRSCDLIVFPELILHGHPSFERPEGFLYRKMKVVYSTISRDLYRFVERAGARVIIGELKRKGDDYFNVATYIDGGRIESYVKSHVHWTEHFVPGTRLKVFDSPFGGIGVNICFDAAFSEVWRVLALKGAWIVVNIAAVPRTFPVENMWRRFTGAAVFNQIFVVYANRPGGYFGGYSAVFGPRGERLANAGADEEVFEVEIDPARVIEWRREEDIYANRRPLLYRDITHRHRS; encoded by the coding sequence GTGCAGTTTCCTGTCAGCCGCTGCGGGAAGCGCCGGGTAATGAGAGTCTGCATCGCCCAGATCAATTACAGCTCCGAGAACATCGGTCGCCACTACGAACGTATCACCGGGATCATCGAAGCCCACCGTTCGTGCGATCTGATCGTCTTCCCGGAGCTGATCCTGCACGGGCACCCGTCCTTCGAGCGTCCGGAGGGGTTTCTCTACCGGAAGATGAAGGTCGTTTACAGCACGATCTCGAGGGACCTCTACCGGTTCGTCGAGCGCGCGGGCGCCCGTGTCATCATCGGGGAGTTGAAACGCAAAGGGGATGACTACTTCAATGTCGCCACCTACATCGACGGAGGACGGATCGAAAGCTATGTCAAGAGCCATGTCCACTGGACGGAACATTTCGTTCCCGGAACGCGTTTGAAGGTCTTCGATTCGCCGTTTGGCGGCATCGGGGTCAATATCTGCTTCGATGCCGCCTTTTCGGAGGTGTGGCGGGTGCTGGCGCTCAAGGGGGCATGGATCGTGGTCAATATCGCAGCGGTTCCAAGGACCTTTCCCGTGGAGAACATGTGGCGGCGCTTTACGGGTGCGGCGGTCTTCAACCAGATCTTCGTCGTTTACGCCAACCGTCCCGGCGGCTACTTCGGCGGCTACAGCGCCGTGTTCGGACCGCGCGGGGAGAGGTTGGCGAACGCCGGTGCGGACGAGGAGGTGTTCGAGGTGGAGATCGATCCCGCCCGGGTGATCGAGTGGCGTCGGGAAGAGGATATCTACGCCAACCGGCGGCCGCTCCTTTACCGCGACATCACCCACCGGCACAGGTCATAG
- the acsA gene encoding Acetyl-coenzyme A synthetase 1, with amino-acid sequence MAKLLWEPSEQRIQSSNMYRFMQHVNRRFGKTFEEYPSLYAWSVQNIPDFWAAFWEFSDVIASEPYREVIDDLSKMPGAKWFSGARLNFAENLLRFRDDHTALIFKSEGRKTIRWTYRRLYEETAALAAALKRVGVAPGDRVVGFMPNMPQTTAAMLAAVSLGAVWSSCSPDFGIKGVLDRFGQIKPKVLFTADGYPFKGKTFDSLGRVAEILKDLPSTRQVVVVPYTQDRPDIGAVPRAVLYDDFKEASPPPEMEFAQLPFDHPLYIMYSSGTTGLPKCMVQSAGGILVHHLKELMLHTDLKREDTIFYFTTCGWMMWNWLTSSLALGATLVLFDGNPFHPAADALWELAQDEKITVFGTSAGYLAALENAGVKPGRAFDLGPLRALLSTGSPLPVEGFEFVYRDIKQDLQLASIAGGTDLNGCFALGNPMGPVYAGELQCRGLAMKVEAFDDNGRSVIDQKGELVCTAPWPSMPIYFWDDPDGSKYHAAYFDVYPNVWRHGDFIEINDRGGVVIYGRSDATLNPGGVRIGTAEIYRQVEQFKEVEDSLVVGQDWKNDVRVILFVKTAPGCTLDDDLKARLRSTIRTNASPRHVPAKILAVPDIPYTLNMKKVELAVKKTIQGQPVLNKDALRNPESLDFFAGLEELQSD; translated from the coding sequence ATGGCGAAGCTTCTGTGGGAACCGTCTGAGCAGCGCATCCAGTCCAGCAATATGTACCGTTTTATGCAGCACGTCAACCGCCGCTTCGGGAAGACCTTCGAAGAATACCCCAGCCTCTATGCCTGGTCCGTCCAGAACATCCCCGACTTCTGGGCCGCCTTCTGGGAGTTCAGCGACGTGATCGCCTCCGAGCCCTATCGCGAGGTGATCGACGACCTGTCCAAAATGCCCGGGGCCAAATGGTTTTCCGGGGCGCGGCTGAACTTTGCCGAAAATCTTCTGCGCTTCCGCGACGACCACACGGCGCTGATCTTCAAGAGCGAAGGCCGTAAGACCATCCGCTGGACCTACCGGAGGCTGTACGAAGAGACCGCCGCCCTTGCCGCCGCCCTGAAGCGGGTCGGCGTCGCGCCGGGCGACCGCGTGGTCGGGTTCATGCCCAACATGCCCCAGACCACGGCCGCCATGCTGGCGGCCGTCAGCCTCGGGGCCGTCTGGTCCTCCTGCTCGCCCGATTTCGGGATCAAAGGCGTCCTCGACCGCTTCGGCCAGATCAAACCCAAGGTCCTCTTCACCGCCGACGGCTACCCCTTCAAGGGCAAGACCTTCGACTCGCTCGGCCGCGTGGCGGAGATCCTCAAGGACCTCCCCTCGACCCGGCAGGTCGTGGTCGTCCCCTACACCCAGGACCGCCCCGACATCGGCGCCGTCCCCAGGGCCGTCCTCTACGACGATTTCAAGGAGGCCTCCCCGCCCCCGGAGATGGAGTTCGCCCAGCTGCCGTTCGATCACCCGCTCTACATCATGTACTCCTCGGGGACGACCGGGCTCCCCAAGTGCATGGTGCAGAGCGCCGGCGGGATCCTGGTGCACCACCTGAAGGAGCTGATGCTCCACACGGACCTCAAGCGCGAGGACACCATCTTCTACTTCACCACCTGCGGCTGGATGATGTGGAACTGGCTGACGAGCTCGCTCGCCCTGGGGGCCACGCTGGTGCTCTTCGACGGCAACCCGTTCCACCCGGCGGCGGACGCCTTGTGGGAACTCGCGCAGGACGAGAAGATCACCGTCTTCGGAACCAGCGCCGGGTACCTCGCGGCGCTCGAAAACGCCGGCGTCAAGCCCGGGCGCGCCTTCGACCTCGGCCCCCTGCGGGCCCTGCTTTCCACCGGCTCTCCGCTGCCGGTCGAGGGCTTCGAGTTCGTCTACAGAGACATCAAGCAGGACCTCCAGCTAGCCTCCATCGCCGGGGGCACCGACCTGAACGGCTGCTTCGCCCTCGGGAACCCGATGGGGCCGGTCTACGCCGGGGAGCTCCAGTGCCGCGGCCTCGCCATGAAGGTGGAGGCCTTCGACGACAACGGCCGGAGCGTCATCGACCAGAAGGGCGAACTCGTCTGCACCGCCCCCTGGCCGTCCATGCCGATCTACTTCTGGGACGATCCCGACGGCTCCAAGTACCACGCGGCCTACTTCGACGTCTACCCGAACGTCTGGCGCCACGGCGACTTCATCGAAATCAACGACCGCGGCGGGGTCGTCATCTACGGGCGCTCGGACGCCACCCTGAACCCCGGAGGCGTGCGCATCGGCACGGCGGAGATCTACCGACAGGTCGAGCAGTTCAAGGAGGTGGAAGACAGTCTCGTGGTGGGGCAGGATTGGAAGAACGACGTGCGGGTGATCCTTTTCGTGAAGACCGCCCCGGGTTGCACGCTCGACGACGACCTGAAGGCGCGGCTGCGCAGCACCATCCGCACCAACGCCTCCCCGCGGCATGTCCCGGCCAAGATCCTGGCGGTCCCGGACATCCCGTACACCCTCAACATGAAAAAGGTCGAACTGGCGGTCAAGAAGACGATCCAGGGCCAGCCCGTCCTCAACAAGGACGCGCTCCGAAACCCCGAATCCCTCGATTTTTTCGCCGGCCTGGAGGAGTTGCAGAGCGATTAG
- a CDS encoding DNA helicase/exodeoxyribonuclease V, gamma subunit codes for MQTSNQPRPRLIVSNRLEALVEQLCAILEAPLSSPMAEETIVVQSQGMAHWLSMQLARRLGICANVRFPFPNALVEELFRKVMPGIPESSPFEPGVMTWRIMKVLGGFVNAPGVDSLKAYLGRGDDPLKALQLADRIADTFDQYLLFRPEMMLAWEAGDEAHWQAELWRRIRADAPPVHRAALAKRFFEAIHALPEPPPGFPERVAVFGISALPPFHLHVLRAAARWTELNVFLLNPSREFWGDVVSEREAGRLSRRSARPVEHLHLEGGNSLLASMGTLGRDFLDLLQEQDLEETACFEPEHPSTLLGRVQGDILALREGFGEVDAAGRPVKRQVVAGDDSIQIHACHGPLREMEVLHDVLLDLFERDPRLAPSDVLVMAPDIEAYAPYIRAVFDQPDEGASPKIPFSIADQGLRREGRLVEPFLAILALAGGRFRAGEVLEVLECPAVLAAFDFEEGDLGLIRRWVRESGVRWGIDGENRREKGLPAFPENTWQSGLERLLLGYAMPGQGEALFEGILPYDELEGSEAAVLGSLAEFLDRLFGHARGLGRPRPLEDWSRDLGLLLDTLFRPSPEDETEMTVIREALHRFSSDAGLAGFEDEVDVRTIRWVLARSFGRQGFGYGFMSGGVTFCAMLPMRSVPFKVICLTGLDHDAFPRSLRPPGFDLMAARPRRGDRSRRNDDRYLFLETLLSARRNLILTYVGRSARDNSPIPPSVLVMELLDYLETHFEPSSAQPPRGPEAAQAGGAEGEGAARMTDLCLTTHHLQAFHPEYFTNEGRLFSYGAAQAAAARRLQEDRRPPGAFITGPLLDEAGAVAREWTIEELKAFVVNPARFLLQRRLDLVLEEPETPLEDRELFELGGLERYQLRMDILSAREAGRDPARVYSAARAAGRLPHGPMGRAFFEAVEGEAAAFWEKTGPYLAGGPSPPLDVDLFLGGCRLTGRLGAVYPQGLVHYRAARLKARDRLRLWIEHLAWHSLAEADPPKPSVLAALEKRNKALVWTGRSYTPPEDASELLAKLLAWLQRGLERPLPFFPESSMAFAEGVLKRGDRPEAALERARRQWEEDAFSKGECSDPYFDLCFGSGDPLDEAFEDLAVDLCGPLLEHEEVLS; via the coding sequence TTGCAGACCTCAAACCAGCCACGCCCCAGGCTTATCGTCAGCAACCGCCTCGAGGCGCTCGTGGAGCAGCTTTGCGCCATCCTCGAAGCGCCGCTGTCATCGCCCATGGCCGAGGAGACGATCGTCGTCCAGAGCCAGGGCATGGCGCACTGGTTGTCTATGCAGCTTGCCCGGCGGCTCGGGATCTGCGCCAACGTGCGCTTTCCGTTCCCGAACGCCTTGGTGGAGGAGCTTTTCCGAAAGGTGATGCCCGGGATCCCGGAATCCTCCCCCTTCGAACCGGGTGTCATGACCTGGAGGATTATGAAGGTTTTGGGTGGATTCGTCAACGCCCCCGGCGTCGATTCGCTGAAGGCGTACCTCGGGCGGGGCGACGATCCGCTCAAGGCGCTGCAGCTGGCGGACCGGATCGCGGACACCTTCGACCAGTATCTGCTCTTCCGCCCGGAGATGATGCTCGCGTGGGAGGCGGGAGACGAGGCGCACTGGCAGGCCGAGCTTTGGCGCCGGATCCGTGCGGATGCGCCGCCCGTGCATCGGGCCGCCTTAGCGAAACGGTTTTTCGAAGCGATCCACGCCCTTCCGGAACCGCCCCCGGGGTTCCCCGAGCGGGTCGCGGTCTTCGGGATCTCGGCCCTGCCCCCCTTCCACCTGCACGTCTTGCGGGCGGCCGCGCGCTGGACCGAACTGAACGTCTTTCTCCTCAACCCGAGCCGGGAGTTCTGGGGGGATGTCGTGAGCGAGCGCGAGGCCGGAAGGCTCTCACGCCGCTCGGCCCGGCCGGTGGAACACCTCCACCTGGAGGGCGGCAACAGCCTCCTCGCCTCAATGGGTACCCTGGGGCGCGACTTCCTGGACCTCCTCCAGGAGCAGGACCTGGAGGAGACAGCCTGCTTCGAGCCGGAGCACCCGTCGACCCTTCTTGGCAGGGTTCAGGGGGACATCCTCGCCCTCCGGGAAGGCTTCGGAGAGGTGGATGCCGCCGGCCGGCCTGTCAAGCGGCAGGTTGTCGCGGGCGACGACTCCATCCAGATCCACGCCTGCCACGGGCCGCTCCGGGAGATGGAGGTGCTGCACGATGTCCTCCTGGATCTCTTCGAGCGGGATCCGCGGCTCGCCCCCTCCGATGTCCTCGTCATGGCGCCGGATATCGAGGCCTATGCCCCCTACATACGCGCCGTCTTCGATCAACCGGACGAAGGGGCCTCGCCGAAGATCCCCTTCAGCATCGCGGATCAGGGCCTGCGGCGCGAGGGAAGGCTGGTGGAGCCGTTCCTGGCGATCCTCGCCCTTGCAGGGGGACGCTTCAGGGCCGGCGAGGTCCTGGAGGTTTTGGAATGCCCTGCGGTCCTGGCGGCCTTCGATTTCGAAGAGGGCGACCTCGGTCTGATTCGGCGCTGGGTCCGGGAGAGCGGCGTCAGGTGGGGGATCGACGGAGAGAACCGGCGGGAGAAGGGGCTGCCGGCCTTCCCCGAGAACACGTGGCAGTCCGGGCTGGAGAGGCTTCTCCTCGGATACGCCATGCCCGGCCAGGGCGAGGCCCTTTTTGAGGGGATCCTCCCGTATGACGAACTGGAAGGGTCCGAGGCGGCGGTCCTCGGCAGCCTGGCCGAGTTTCTCGACCGTCTCTTCGGACATGCGAGGGGGCTCGGCCGCCCCCGGCCCCTCGAGGACTGGTCGCGGGATCTCGGCCTGCTCCTGGACACCCTGTTCCGTCCGTCCCCCGAAGACGAGACCGAGATGACGGTCATCCGGGAGGCGCTTCACCGCTTTTCATCGGATGCTGGGCTCGCCGGCTTCGAAGACGAGGTCGATGTCCGCACCATCCGCTGGGTCCTGGCGCGCAGCTTCGGACGGCAGGGCTTCGGCTACGGTTTCATGAGCGGCGGGGTGACCTTTTGCGCCATGCTCCCGATGCGGAGCGTCCCCTTCAAGGTCATCTGCCTGACGGGCCTCGATCATGACGCGTTCCCGCGGTCCTTGCGGCCGCCGGGCTTCGACCTCATGGCCGCCCGGCCGCGCCGCGGGGACCGCTCCCGCCGCAACGATGACCGCTACCTTTTCCTCGAGACCCTGCTCTCCGCCCGGCGGAACCTGATCCTGACCTACGTCGGGCGGAGCGCCCGGGACAACAGCCCCATCCCGCCGTCGGTGCTGGTCATGGAATTGCTCGACTATCTGGAGACGCATTTCGAACCGTCTTCGGCGCAGCCGCCGCGCGGCCCCGAGGCGGCCCAGGCCGGAGGGGCGGAAGGCGAAGGCGCTGCCCGCATGACCGATCTCTGCCTGACCACCCACCACCTGCAGGCCTTTCACCCCGAGTATTTCACAAACGAGGGCAGGCTCTTCAGCTACGGGGCGGCACAGGCCGCAGCCGCCCGGAGGCTTCAGGAGGACCGCCGCCCGCCCGGCGCTTTCATTACCGGGCCGCTCCTCGATGAAGCCGGGGCGGTGGCCCGCGAATGGACCATCGAAGAGCTGAAGGCCTTCGTGGTGAACCCGGCCCGCTTCCTCCTGCAGCGCAGGCTCGATCTGGTGCTGGAGGAGCCGGAGACCCCTTTGGAGGACCGGGAGCTCTTCGAACTCGGCGGGCTCGAACGCTACCAGCTGCGTATGGACATCCTTTCGGCCCGCGAGGCCGGCAGGGACCCCGCGCGGGTTTACAGTGCGGCGCGCGCGGCCGGCCGGCTCCCTCACGGTCCGATGGGCCGGGCGTTTTTCGAGGCGGTCGAGGGCGAGGCGGCGGCCTTCTGGGAAAAGACGGGTCCCTATCTGGCCGGCGGCCCTTCTCCTCCACTGGATGTCGATCTTTTCCTCGGGGGTTGCAGGCTCACGGGGCGGCTTGGCGCCGTTTACCCCCAGGGGCTCGTGCACTACCGGGCCGCCCGTCTGAAGGCGCGGGACCGCTTGCGGCTGTGGATCGAGCACCTGGCATGGCATAGCCTCGCTGAGGCGGACCCTCCGAAGCCGAGCGTTCTGGCCGCCCTCGAAAAGCGCAACAAGGCCCTGGTGTGGACCGGCCGGTCCTATACGCCGCCCGAAGACGCGTCGGAGCTGCTGGCGAAGCTCCTGGCTTGGCTGCAGCGGGGCCTGGAGCGCCCGCTCCCGTTTTTCCCGGAATCGTCGATGGCCTTTGCAGAGGGCGTCCTCAAGAGGGGTGACCGGCCTGAGGCGGCGCTCGAGCGAGCGCGCCGACAGTGGGAGGAAGACGCCTTTTCGAAGGGGGAGTGCTCCGACCCCTATTTCGATCTGTGCTTCGGCAGCGGCGATCCCCTGGACGAAGCGTTCGAGGATCTGGCCGTGGACCTGTGCGGTCCGCTGCTCGAGCACGAGGAGGTCCTCTCATGA